The DNA sequence CTGACAAACCTTGATACACTTGTGAAGGAAAAAGGAATTGCAGGTATGGCGGAGTACTGGACACATACACTTACAGAAGAGAAAGCAGAGTACTGTATGGAAGTAGGTAGAGATAGATTTGGGATATATATAAAGAAATGTCCTTCTGTAGGGATTATGAATAGAAGAAATGTTGAAAAATATCCTTATTACTGTGAACACTGTGATATCCTGTACAGAAGAATTATAGAGAAATATGGATTTAACTACAGAATAAGGTTTATAGATGTTGACAAAGGTATATGTTGTATAAAAGTGTATAAAAATAAAAAGAAAAATCAGTATCTATGAATATACAGTCCAGTAATAAGAATAAGAGAGCCAATTATTACATAAGCCATAGGAAGATTTATGAACTCGCCCAGTAGTCCTGCAGTAATAGACCCTACGAATGCGCCAGCCCCTATTATACCTTCATGTATCTCAGTTTTAAGGTTATATTTTATATGCATATGCAAACTGTTATGGTATGAAAAAGCTCCTGCAATACCCATGATAATAACAGATGAAAGTATTATAAAAGGATGATTGCTAAGTCCTATTGTAATGCAGCTGATAAAAAGAAATATACATACAAGAATATAGTTTGCCGGATATAATATAAGGGATTTATCCATAAGCAGGGAAAATGTAATAAACCTGCTAACAAATAACATTCCTATAGTTATTCCAATAAACTGGGGATTAAATCCTTTCATAAGTCCAAGTTTAGGATACAGGAAGAATACTGCACCTGATGCAAAGAAGTGTAGAAAGTGGACTAATCTAACTTTTTTTATAATTTTTATAGGTAATACCTGGACTTCTGTTATTTTAGATGAAGGAGAGTTTATTGTGTGAAAAGATAATGTGCTCCTGTTTTTTATAAGGATAAAAAAAGCCAGTATTTCCAAAAGTATTATAATAAATGCTGGCAGGTGAGGATTTAAACCGTATATAAATCCTGATAAGAATGTACCGCATATTACTCCTGCAGACCAGGAGAGATTAAATATGCCTATTTTAATATCATCTTTAGTATCAGCAAAACATCTCTGAACCGATGGCCAGAAAAGTCCGAGAAAAGTACCTCCTATGAACAAAAATATGAAAATAAGGGGTAGAGGAGAAAAGAATAATAGAAAATAATTTATCCCTATAATCAGAGGTGCATATATAAAAATTTTATTTTTCAGAGGATAACGTGCAAGTAATAAAGTGGAAATAGTGTATATAAAATTTATAGTGAATCCAACAAGTCCTATGATTAAAGGTCCACAATTTTTTTCTTTAGATAGAAACAATGTAAGTGCTATGGTAAGAAGATTACCGCTGCACGTCATTAAAAAACTTGCTATATATATTGCCTGGAACATATGAATATTAGAATAC is a window from the bacterium genome containing:
- a CDS encoding MFS transporter, yielding MFQAIYIASFLMTCSGNLLTIALTLFLSKEKNCGPLIIGLVGFTINFIYTISTLLLARYPLKNKIFIYAPLIIGINYFLLFFSPLPLIFIFLFIGGTFLGLFWPSVQRCFADTKDDIKIGIFNLSWSAGVICGTFLSGFIYGLNPHLPAFIIILLEILAFFILIKNRSTLSFHTINSPSSKITEVQVLPIKIIKKVRLVHFLHFFASGAVFFLYPKLGLMKGFNPQFIGITIGMLFVSRFITFSLLMDKSLILYPANYILVCIFLFISCITIGLSNHPFIILSSVIIMGIAGAFSYHNSLHMHIKYNLKTEIHEGIIGAGAFVGSITAGLLGEFINLPMAYVIIGSLILITGLYIHRY